The sequence below is a genomic window from Dyadobacter chenwenxiniae.
CAAGCGGATAGCTATCCAGCAAAATATCGCGCAATGTTCCGCCTCCGATAGACGAAATGAATGCCGTGAAACTTGCCCCGAACCAGTCCTGATGCTTCTGATCCTTCACAGCCAGCGCGCCGGAAATAGCAAAAGCAAATGTGCCAATGATCTCTAAAATGTATTGAATACTCATCCCGCGAAATGGCTAAACTGCCACCGGCGCTTTGATGCCCGGCCAGGGATTATAATCTTGCAATTCAAAGTCTTCGAATTTGAAATCAAAAACACTTTTAACATCCGGATTAATAATCATTTTGGGAAGCGCACGCGGTTCACGGCTCAGTTGCACGCCCACTTGCTCCAGATGGTTGAGATAAATATGCGTGTCGCCGCCAGTCCAGATAAAATCACCCAGATCCAGGTCGCATTCTTGTGCAATCATCATGGTAAGAAGCGCATAGCTGGCAATGTTGAACGGAACCCCCAGAAAAACATCCGCACTGCGCTGGTAAAGCTGGCAAGACAATTTGCCCTTCGTTTCACCAGCGTCTTCATCCGGCGGAGCCACGTAAAACTGGAACAAAGCGTGACAAGGCTGCAATTTCATTTCTGACAACTGCGACGGGTTCCACGCTGAAACAATGATCCGGCGCGAGTCCGGCGCATTTTTCAATTGCTTCAAAACTTCCTGCAACTGATCCACAGTCTTACCATCAGGCCCTTCCCAGCTCCTCCACTGTTTTCCATAAACCGGCCCGAGGTCACCATTTTCATCCGCCCACTCGTCCCAGATGGAGACCCCGTTGTCTTTCAGATATTTCGTATTGGTATCGCCTTTCAAAAACCATAAAAGCTCGTGAATAATCGATTTCGTATGCACTTTTTTAGTGGTAACCAACGGGAAGCCGTCTTTCAGGTTGAAGCGCATCTGATAACCAAAAACACTGACCGTGCCAGTGCCGGTGCGGTCGGTTTTGCGAACTCCGTGTTTGAGTACATGGCGTAACAAATCCTGATATTGCTGCATTGCGATATAATTAATGCTATTAAAAAGAAGATAATGTTATTTAAACGGTTGCAATTTCAACGTCATAAGTGATCGTTGCCAGCGCTTCCAGCTGGGCAGTTGCCGAGCAATATTTTTCCATAGACAAGCCGATCGCACGCTGTATCTTACTCTCATCCAGATTATTACCTGCGAATTTGAATGTCAGGTGGATTTTAGTGAATGGCTTACGCTGCGTATCCGCTTCTTGCGTGCGATCGCCCTCCACACTAACGCGGAAATCGGTGATATCCTGGCGTTGCTTTTTGAGGATGAGTACTACGTCAATGGCGCTGCAGCTTGCCAAACCCATTAACAACAATTCCATAGGCCGCACGCCCAGGTTACTTCCGCCGATTTCGGGCGAGCCGTCGGTATGGACTTTTACTTCTGAGGAACCACTGCCTTCAAAATGAAAGGCGTCATCAACACGAACGAGTTCTACTTTCATAATAGTTACCCCATTGTTTCAGCGGGGCATTTTTAATGATAAAATGTTTCAAAAGCCATTTGAAATAACGTCCTCGCGTTTGGCAAGACGGTTCAAATGGTTATTATATTTTAATAAGGATTACAACCGGATCAAAGTTCAAATATACTTCATCAAACGCGATTCGGCTATTTAACCTAATAATTTAAAAAGATACATAAACCTCGTATATTCGTTTTATTATGCCGTTTTAAAGGATTTTGATAAAATAAGCGCGAAATGACATGTGGAAAGAGGACGATAACAAATTGACGAAGAGCTTCACTTTCAAGGATTTCAAGGAAGCGTTTGCCTTTATGACCGAGGTCGCGGAAACGGTTGACGAAATGGACCACCATCCGTTTTGGACCAACACATATAATAAAGTGACATTTGAATTGAATACGCACGACGCTGGCGACATTGTTACTGAAAAAGACCAAAAACTCGCCGCCGCGATTGATACAATTTTTGAAAAAACTAAAAAATAGCTGCCTGGCCTGCCCATTGCATTCAATGAAACTTTACATAGTCCCCACGCCCATCGGCAACCTGGAAGATATTACACTTCGCGCCATCAATGTTCTAAAAAGTGTGGACGTAGTTCTGGCAGAAGACACCCGGACTTCGGGTAATCTGCTGAAACACCTGGGCATTTCCAAGCCTATGCATAGTTACCACGTTCATAATGAGCACCAAACGGTTACGCGGGTGGTGGAAAGGATCCTGAAAGGTGAAAGTATGGCGCTGGTTTCGGACGCAGGAACGCCTGCAGTGTCTGATCCCGGATTTTTGCTCGTCAGGGAATGTATCAAACAGGGCATTCAGGTAGAATGTCTGCCAGGCCCGACTGCTTTTGTGCCTGCTTTGGTTAACTCAGGTTTGCCGAGCGACCGGTTTACATTCGAAGGTTTTTTACCCCACAAGAAAGGGCGCCAGACGCGCTTGCAAAACCTGACGTCAGAAGAACGGACAATGATATTCTACGAATCCCCGCATCGTTTGGTAAAAGCATTACAGCAATTCGCTGAGTTTTTCGGAGCGGACCGGCAGGTTTCAGTCGCGAGGGAATTGACCAAAATTTATGAAGAAAATGCCCGTGGAACGCTGGAAGAGGTCATTGCTTACTTTTCAGAAAAAACCATTAAGGGCGAAATCGTGATTGTTCTGGCCGGGAAAGTTGAAGAAAAAAAGAAATCAGATAAATATGAGGATTAGCATTTTTAGATTGATTGCGTTTGTTGCCGTTTTTTTATTGACCAAAACATTCGCAAATGCCCAGTTTGCCACATTAAGC
It includes:
- a CDS encoding thymidylate synthase; translated protein: MQQYQDLLRHVLKHGVRKTDRTGTGTVSVFGYQMRFNLKDGFPLVTTKKVHTKSIIHELLWFLKGDTNTKYLKDNGVSIWDEWADENGDLGPVYGKQWRSWEGPDGKTVDQLQEVLKQLKNAPDSRRIIVSAWNPSQLSEMKLQPCHALFQFYVAPPDEDAGETKGKLSCQLYQRSADVFLGVPFNIASYALLTMMIAQECDLDLGDFIWTGGDTHIYLNHLEQVGVQLSREPRALPKMIINPDVKSVFDFKFEDFELQDYNPWPGIKAPVAV
- a CDS encoding OsmC family protein; this encodes MKVELVRVDDAFHFEGSGSSEVKVHTDGSPEIGGSNLGVRPMELLLMGLASCSAIDVVLILKKQRQDITDFRVSVEGDRTQEADTQRKPFTKIHLTFKFAGNNLDESKIQRAIGLSMEKYCSATAQLEALATITYDVEIATV
- a CDS encoding 4a-hydroxytetrahydrobiopterin dehydratase, whose translation is MWKEDDNKLTKSFTFKDFKEAFAFMTEVAETVDEMDHHPFWTNTYNKVTFELNTHDAGDIVTEKDQKLAAAIDTIFEKTKK
- the rsmI gene encoding 16S rRNA (cytidine(1402)-2'-O)-methyltransferase, yielding MKLYIVPTPIGNLEDITLRAINVLKSVDVVLAEDTRTSGNLLKHLGISKPMHSYHVHNEHQTVTRVVERILKGESMALVSDAGTPAVSDPGFLLVRECIKQGIQVECLPGPTAFVPALVNSGLPSDRFTFEGFLPHKKGRQTRLQNLTSEERTMIFYESPHRLVKALQQFAEFFGADRQVSVARELTKIYEENARGTLEEVIAYFSEKTIKGEIVIVLAGKVEEKKKSDKYED